A stretch of the Candidatus Poribacteria bacterium genome encodes the following:
- a CDS encoding T9SS type A sorting domain-containing protein: MKTLQITFACLILLVGQVVLSDAKDPEPVIVPAPEGGSTNWGHSVDVSGTTLIAGYTSYVGNGGGVFILEQKGKKWDLLNHFQTPNVQMRDWFGHAVAISGNTAVVSGYEFGGKKETAGNCGPGPCLGAGKGRVYIYKRTGPKGFDPVEDFVADDAQNDDRFGYAIDLSGEKLLVVGSPYHDEQKGAVYVYELEGDNWVQKVKLQADDAAPRARLGWDVAVDATTIAAGAPLSAAPDRNSGAAYVFKRRGDDWVQVAKLTAEDGDGGDAFGTSIDVSKSRVIVGANKDENAENKRGSGSAYIFGSVGDTYTQEAKLNAEELQEGAGFGLTVALDVNRALVGAPSTDTKVGDDSGAAYAFLKVGTDWVLQGTIIPEKGPNEAVGLTSGDNMGSAVAIDGEFGRNFNFAAVGVQWDATDNGADQGSVYIFDTEDEDSLNLPLSVEPRGDLALTMFGDIKRTALLQNFPNPFNPETWIPYTLADDAEVSVVIYDIQGKLVRQLDVGQQSAGNYLSRETAVYWNGKDRLGGSVSSGVYFYTLKADAFSDTRRMVILK, encoded by the coding sequence ATGAAAACCTTGCAAATAACCTTCGCTTGTTTGATTTTATTGGTTGGACAGGTTGTGCTGAGTGACGCCAAAGACCCTGAACCGGTGATTGTTCCTGCTCCGGAGGGCGGAAGTACCAATTGGGGTCATTCCGTTGATGTCAGTGGAACGACCCTCATCGCCGGGTACACCTCGTACGTCGGAAATGGTGGAGGTGTTTTTATCCTTGAGCAGAAGGGGAAGAAGTGGGACCTTTTGAATCACTTTCAAACCCCCAATGTGCAAATGAGAGATTGGTTTGGGCATGCTGTTGCTATCAGCGGCAACACTGCTGTCGTTAGTGGTTACGAATTTGGAGGAAAGAAGGAAACCGCGGGCAACTGCGGACCGGGTCCGTGTCTGGGAGCAGGTAAGGGAAGGGTCTATATCTACAAGCGCACAGGTCCGAAGGGATTTGACCCGGTGGAAGACTTTGTAGCAGATGATGCTCAAAACGATGACCGGTTCGGATATGCTATTGACCTTAGTGGAGAGAAACTCCTTGTTGTTGGTTCCCCTTATCATGACGAGCAGAAAGGCGCAGTATATGTCTACGAGTTAGAAGGGGACAACTGGGTACAAAAAGTCAAACTCCAGGCAGACGACGCAGCGCCACGAGCCCGGTTGGGGTGGGATGTCGCCGTTGATGCAACCACTATCGCTGCTGGTGCACCACTCTCTGCTGCACCCGACAGAAACTCCGGTGCCGCTTATGTCTTTAAGCGTCGGGGAGACGATTGGGTACAGGTAGCAAAGCTGACCGCTGAAGACGGAGATGGTGGCGATGCTTTTGGCACTTCTATTGATGTCAGCAAGAGTCGCGTTATTGTTGGAGCAAACAAAGATGAGAACGCAGAGAATAAGCGTGGTTCCGGTTCCGCGTATATCTTTGGCAGCGTCGGGGATACCTATACACAGGAAGCGAAATTAAACGCTGAAGAACTTCAGGAAGGTGCTGGTTTCGGGCTGACAGTTGCGCTTGATGTCAACCGTGCCCTTGTCGGTGCGCCTTCAACCGACACGAAAGTGGGCGACGATTCCGGTGCGGCTTACGCCTTTTTGAAGGTCGGTACTGACTGGGTGTTGCAGGGGACAATCATACCTGAAAAAGGACCGAACGAAGCTGTTGGTCTGACTAGCGGTGACAACATGGGCAGTGCCGTTGCAATTGACGGAGAATTCGGCCGAAACTTCAACTTCGCTGCTGTCGGCGTACAGTGGGACGCCACCGATAATGGCGCCGATCAGGGATCTGTGTATATCTTTGATACTGAAGATGAAGACAGTCTTAATCTGCCGTTATCCGTTGAGCCGCGCGGTGACCTAGCACTGACGATGTTCGGAGATATCAAGCGGACGGCGTTGCTTCAAAACTTTCCCAATCCGTTTAACCCTGAAACGTGGATACCTTACACCCTAGCTGATGATGCGGAGGTGAGCGTTGTTATCTATGATATCCAAGGCAAGCTAGTTCGTCAGTTGGACGTCGGTCAGCAGTCAGCGGGCAACTATCTCAGCAGAGAGACAGCTGTCTATTGGAATGGTAAGGACCGGTTGGGCGGGTCGGTATCGAGTGGTGTTTATTTCTATACACTGAAAGCGGACGCGTTTTCAGATACCCGCCGTATGGTTATCCTGAAATAA
- a CDS encoding fused MFS/spermidine synthase, whose amino-acid sequence MKIQNGIAIICFFLSGFAGLVYEVSWIRKASLVFGSTTFAVSTVLAVFFLGLACGSYLFGRIGQRTLRPLRLYALIEIGLGLFAMASPYLLDFTENLYGPIYRVLAGHAAILFVARGVLVSLVILPPTILMGSTLPLFCRQFVRSDARVANCVGMLYGVNTLGAAVGCAAAGLFLLPTLGLRLTVQLGAALNILCGIAVWLLPITKKQLSQLDRNSEQSASQGKIVTERFTATQLPIAILFFSVGFVVLGSEVLWTRYLRLLTRQNSVYTYTLTLTVVLVGIVLGSFLASRLFDRSTPRARYFGLFQVLTGLSVVTVMTLPQTFWAGIKNELGMYFLLLLPPAILSGASFPLAVRMVVEDASRASIGTGRMAAINTLGGILGSLLIGFVGLPIFGIKFSLLFITGISLLTGFAAWFWIDRTFSPLFRGGAVAGALLIWVCIPFASGTRIPADFLAAGRQLVAFREGFDGDLAVIRRGKEWIELEIDRWWQGSNLKNQQVVGAHIPTLLHPNPKNILVVGAGTGQTPSRFLMYDIDRLDCVDIEPTLFEFIRDHFDSKWMEDERVKLISEDGLNYLNHSDAMYDVIAIEVGQIFRPGIAFFYTADFYHRSRQRLRPGIPSLTTDQFRGVIKTFLDAFPQSFLWYNSSDLLLIGVNDIDFKISRAVLEQLSSNESVRRDLRYTFWGGPQHWLNWIPVFLGGYLAGPRELAALASEAHLYRDDLPVLDYATSLDYITGMNEIPIVKDHLLKHTGSLEEVIDFTLSAEKIAAIEEVQKKNLGTIIAEAILRRAELLTLSRDDAADEVIKLLSEAVGWNPVADALIGQGQNKAAGRHYVEANRIRPEDPHVLHGIAHTLYRLNRIEAAIPYYQASLRLRPDHAETHNHIGLALAKRGDFVEARQHFKMAIRLDPDYVEAKHNLAGVRKVLQGMPQR is encoded by the coding sequence ATGAAAATCCAAAACGGCATTGCAATTATCTGTTTCTTCCTCTCTGGTTTCGCGGGGCTAGTCTACGAGGTGTCGTGGATACGCAAGGCTTCCCTAGTCTTTGGATCTACGACGTTTGCCGTTAGCACGGTATTAGCGGTCTTTTTTCTTGGACTGGCTTGTGGAAGTTACCTGTTCGGACGAATCGGTCAAAGAACGTTGCGACCATTGAGGCTTTACGCACTGATCGAAATCGGACTTGGACTGTTTGCTATGGCAAGTCCTTACCTCCTAGACTTCACGGAAAACCTCTACGGACCAATCTATCGCGTCCTAGCGGGGCATGCCGCTATTTTATTCGTAGCACGCGGCGTGCTAGTGTCTCTCGTTATCCTACCACCTACTATCCTCATGGGCAGCACACTTCCCCTCTTTTGTCGCCAATTTGTTCGCAGTGATGCAAGGGTTGCTAATTGTGTTGGAATGCTTTACGGGGTGAACACCTTAGGAGCAGCGGTGGGCTGTGCAGCAGCAGGGCTCTTCTTACTGCCGACACTCGGGCTTCGGCTCACTGTTCAGCTTGGGGCTGCCTTGAACATCTTGTGTGGCATTGCCGTCTGGTTATTACCCATCACTAAAAAGCAACTTTCTCAATTGGATCGAAATTCAGAGCAATCTGCGAGTCAGGGTAAAATAGTTACAGAACGATTTACCGCCACGCAACTTCCCATTGCCATCCTGTTCTTTTCCGTTGGCTTTGTCGTTCTTGGAAGTGAAGTGCTTTGGACACGTTACCTGCGACTCTTGACCCGTCAGAATAGCGTCTATACCTACACCTTGACGCTGACAGTGGTACTAGTTGGTATTGTCCTCGGTAGTTTCCTCGCTTCCCGTCTCTTCGATCGGTCAACACCGCGTGCACGATATTTTGGTTTGTTTCAAGTTCTCACAGGGTTATCGGTGGTAACCGTTATGACCCTTCCACAGACCTTTTGGGCGGGTATCAAGAATGAGTTGGGAATGTATTTCCTCCTACTATTGCCTCCCGCGATCCTTTCGGGCGCGTCATTTCCACTTGCGGTGCGGATGGTTGTTGAAGATGCGTCAAGGGCAAGTATCGGAACGGGGCGGATGGCAGCGATTAACACGCTGGGTGGAATTCTCGGTTCGCTGCTGATCGGATTTGTGGGGCTACCTATCTTTGGGATAAAGTTCAGTCTCTTGTTTATTACAGGTATTAGCTTATTAACTGGGTTCGCTGCATGGTTCTGGATTGACAGAACCTTCTCACCGCTCTTTCGAGGAGGGGCAGTCGCTGGAGCATTATTGATCTGGGTCTGCATCCCTTTTGCCTCAGGGACTCGGATTCCTGCTGACTTTCTTGCGGCTGGTCGGCAGCTGGTGGCTTTCCGCGAGGGGTTTGACGGGGATTTAGCTGTTATCCGGAGAGGCAAGGAGTGGATTGAACTGGAGATTGACCGATGGTGGCAAGGAAGCAATCTAAAAAATCAGCAGGTGGTTGGGGCGCATATTCCAACGCTGTTGCACCCGAATCCCAAGAATATTCTCGTCGTAGGTGCCGGTACGGGCCAAACGCCGAGTCGCTTTCTGATGTACGATATTGACCGTCTCGATTGTGTCGATATCGAGCCGACGTTGTTTGAATTTATCCGCGACCATTTCGACTCAAAGTGGATGGAGGACGAACGGGTCAAGTTGATCAGTGAGGATGGACTCAACTATCTGAATCACAGTGATGCTATGTATGATGTGATTGCCATTGAGGTCGGTCAAATCTTTCGCCCCGGTATCGCGTTTTTCTACACTGCTGATTTCTACCACCGCTCCCGGCAACGACTCCGTCCCGGAATACCATCGCTCACAACGGACCAATTCCGGGGCGTGATTAAAACCTTCCTTGATGCCTTCCCACAAAGTTTCCTGTGGTACAATTCCTCCGACTTACTTCTGATTGGTGTGAACGACATAGATTTCAAGATCAGTCGCGCTGTCCTAGAACAGTTATCCTCCAATGAATCCGTGCGTCGGGATTTGCGTTATACCTTTTGGGGAGGTCCTCAACATTGGCTTAACTGGATTCCTGTCTTTCTTGGAGGCTATCTGGCAGGTCCGCGTGAACTTGCTGCGCTAGCATCGGAAGCTCATCTTTACCGCGACGATCTGCCGGTGCTTGATTACGCAACCAGTTTGGACTACATCACCGGGATGAATGAGATTCCGATTGTTAAAGATCATCTGCTCAAGCATACCGGTTCCCTAGAGGAGGTCATTGATTTCACACTTTCTGCCGAAAAGATTGCAGCTATTGAGGAGGTCCAAAAGAAAAATCTAGGGACGATCATCGCAGAAGCCATTCTCCGGCGAGCGGAGCTACTGACACTTTCGAGAGACGATGCAGCCGACGAGGTTATCAAGTTGCTTTCAGAAGCGGTAGGTTGGAATCCAGTTGCCGATGCGCTTATAGGGCAGGGGCAGAACAAAGCCGCAGGGCGCCACTATGTGGAGGCTAACCGAATTCGTCCGGAGGATCCCCATGTGCTGCACGGCATCGCCCACACACTCTACCGTCTCAATAGAATTGAGGCAGCAATCCCGTACTATCAGGCTTCGTTGCGCCTACGCCCCGACCACGCCGAGACACACAATCACATCGGACTTGCCTTGGCTAAACGTGGAGATTTCGTTGAGGCGCGTCAGCACTTCAAGATGGCAATCCGATTGGATCCTGACTACGTTGAAGCCAAGCACAATCTTGCTGGGGTGCGGAAGGTTTTACAGGGGATGCCGCAAAGATAA